A stretch of [Clostridium] innocuum DNA encodes these proteins:
- a CDS encoding penicillin-binding protein, which yields MKRIRKLVFGMIFALLTLIVCVYAYALFNRLPLDEQRKNITIYDVNGDIIYESNFKKNMQWTSIDDIPEFVQDAFVSVEDKRFYYHAGFDPVRITKALGTNLIHGDIRQGGSTITQQYAKNLFLTNEQTLSRKVQEFFYAARLEMQYSKKDILEGYLNTVYFGHGVYGVNAAAEYFFDKKLNQLSIAETAMLIGIPNGPSIYSPFLHKDNAIKREHLILEVLKNNDVITSKQYEAAKKEKLKLSTNVNISTYGIDEYYIDAVIQELSKLNIDLNREIHVHTYYDPKVQMQLSNAVTKHVDLSSELEVAGIITQPFTGNVMAMVGGKDYTISQYNRAIYSSRQVASTIKPLLYYCALQQGFTPSTQFTSQKTTFRVSDDEEYAPTNYGNVYANGKISMINAISLSDNIYAVKTQLFLGVDTLHNALLDFNIRQSSPNPSEALGTVNMSLLELSRIYNTFASEGLYVKPALISHITSGNDVVYKREVQPKRLLQRDETLILNQMMTSTFDIRNKSYTFPSMYGHEPDITVAAKSGTSDWDSLVMGFNPEYTVGIWSGFDDNRELEKQYYTISKDIFKDTFNGLYKKRKGVWYQPSDGIQEKRVNPITGTEDSEGSVYWFKKE from the coding sequence ATGAAAAGAATCCGCAAGCTGGTGTTTGGAATGATCTTCGCACTGCTCACACTGATTGTATGTGTCTATGCCTACGCCCTGTTCAATCGACTACCGCTGGATGAACAGAGAAAGAACATTACAATCTATGATGTGAACGGCGATATCATATACGAATCCAATTTCAAAAAAAATATGCAGTGGACGTCCATTGATGATATTCCCGAATTTGTTCAGGATGCGTTTGTGAGTGTAGAGGACAAACGTTTCTACTACCATGCCGGCTTTGATCCTGTGCGCATTACAAAGGCGCTGGGTACCAATCTCATTCATGGGGATATCCGACAGGGCGGCTCCACGATCACACAGCAATATGCAAAAAATCTGTTTCTGACAAATGAACAGACCTTATCGAGGAAAGTGCAGGAATTTTTTTATGCAGCCCGTCTGGAAATGCAGTACAGCAAAAAGGACATTCTGGAGGGCTATCTGAACACGGTCTATTTCGGACACGGTGTGTATGGTGTGAATGCTGCCGCAGAGTATTTCTTTGATAAAAAGCTGAATCAGCTCAGCATAGCGGAAACTGCCATGCTGATAGGAATACCGAACGGCCCCAGTATTTATTCCCCGTTTCTGCACAAGGACAATGCAATCAAGCGGGAGCATTTGATTCTGGAGGTTTTGAAGAATAACGATGTCATTACATCAAAGCAGTATGAAGCAGCCAAAAAGGAAAAGCTGAAGCTTTCCACCAATGTAAACATCAGTACCTACGGCATTGATGAATACTACATTGATGCGGTTATTCAGGAGCTCAGCAAGCTGAATATCGATTTGAACCGGGAAATTCATGTACACACCTATTATGACCCAAAAGTACAAATGCAGCTGAGCAATGCTGTCACGAAGCATGTGGATTTAAGCAGTGAGCTGGAGGTAGCCGGCATTATCACACAGCCCTTCACCGGAAACGTAATGGCTATGGTTGGAGGAAAGGATTATACGATTTCACAATACAATCGCGCCATCTATTCCTCCCGACAGGTCGCCAGTACCATCAAGCCGCTGCTGTATTACTGCGCCCTCCAGCAGGGCTTTACCCCATCCACGCAATTCACCTCACAGAAGACGACCTTCCGCGTATCCGATGATGAGGAGTATGCGCCGACCAATTACGGCAATGTCTATGCGAACGGAAAAATTTCCATGATCAATGCCATTTCCCTGAGTGACAATATCTACGCCGTAAAAACACAGCTTTTTCTCGGTGTGGATACACTGCACAACGCACTGCTTGATTTCAACATCCGTCAATCCTCTCCGAATCCAAGTGAGGCGCTCGGCACCGTGAATATGTCGCTGCTGGAGCTGAGCCGTATTTACAATACCTTTGCTTCCGAGGGTCTGTATGTTAAGCCTGCGCTCATTTCTCATATCACCAGCGGGAATGATGTTGTATACAAGCGTGAGGTTCAGCCGAAACGGCTGCTCCAGCGGGATGAAACACTGATACTGAATCAGATGATGACCTCGACCTTCGATATCCGCAATAAATCCTATACCTTCCCAAGCATGTACGGGCATGAGCCGGATATCACCGTAGCGGCTAAATCAGGCACCAGCGACTGGGATTCACTGGTTATGGGCTTTAATCCGGAATATACCGTAGGCATCTGGAGCGGCTTCGATGATAACCGCGAACTGGAAAAGCAGTATTACACCATCAGCAAGGATATCTTCAAGGATACCTTTAACGGATTATACAAAAAACGTAAGGGTGTCTGGTATCAGCCCAGTGACGGCATTCAGGAAAAACGAGTGAATCCCATCACCGGTACGGAAGATTCCGAAGGCTCTGTCTACTGGTTCAAAAAAGAGTAG
- a CDS encoding arginine--tRNA ligase: MNQIESNLKQALHNAVQKAFDTELDTASIVIEIPKDKSHGDYSTNVAMQLTRVLKNNPRKIAEAVVEALDKAAADIESCEIAGPGFINFTIKNTSLAQIITRVLQEQDNYGNSNDGQGLKVNVEYVSANPTGDLHLGHARGAAWGDSITRLMKASGYDVCREYYVNDAGNQIVNLGKSLQARYREHLGLDFDLPEDGYHGEDVKNIAIAIAEEYKDAYVEYSDANLKFFKEKGIAFELDKIRRDLDNFRVHFDVWSSEQSIRDEGKVEKALEVLHEKGLTYEEDGALWFATTRFGDDKDRVLRKKDGSYTYLVPDIAYHKDKLDRGYDLLVDLLGADHHGYIPRLKASIEALGNNPDKLQVDIIQMVRLVENGEEVKMSKRLGNAVTIRELCEEVGVDAVRYFFVQRAVDTHLDFDLGLARKQSNDNPVYYAQYAHARICSILRQASEIAEAQSFELLTHEKEIALMKYINEFTNVVSDAARSRAPHKVCNYIQKLAQHFHSFYNVCKVIDPQQPELSSQRLALLKATKITLKNALYLIGVDAIEKM; encoded by the coding sequence GTGAATCAGATTGAGAGCAACTTAAAGCAGGCATTGCACAATGCCGTGCAGAAAGCATTTGATACAGAGCTTGATACAGCGAGCATTGTAATTGAAATACCAAAGGACAAAAGTCATGGTGATTACTCTACGAATGTGGCAATGCAATTGACCCGGGTATTAAAAAATAATCCGCGTAAAATCGCAGAGGCTGTTGTTGAGGCACTGGATAAAGCGGCGGCAGATATCGAAAGCTGTGAAATTGCAGGACCCGGCTTTATCAACTTCACAATCAAGAACACATCCCTTGCACAGATCATAACGAGGGTTCTGCAGGAGCAGGATAACTACGGAAACAGCAACGATGGACAAGGTCTGAAGGTGAATGTGGAATATGTTTCTGCGAATCCGACAGGTGATTTGCATCTGGGTCATGCAAGAGGTGCCGCGTGGGGTGACAGCATCACCCGTTTGATGAAAGCAAGCGGATATGATGTGTGCCGTGAATATTATGTTAATGATGCCGGAAATCAGATTGTAAATCTCGGCAAGAGTCTGCAGGCGAGATACCGTGAGCATCTGGGTCTGGATTTTGATCTGCCGGAGGATGGCTATCACGGGGAAGATGTTAAAAACATCGCAATTGCGATTGCGGAAGAATATAAGGATGCCTATGTAGAATACAGCGATGCCAACCTGAAATTCTTTAAGGAAAAGGGGATTGCATTCGAGCTTGATAAAATACGGCGTGATCTGGATAACTTCCGGGTGCACTTCGATGTATGGAGCAGTGAACAAAGCATTCGTGATGAAGGAAAGGTCGAAAAGGCACTGGAGGTATTGCATGAAAAGGGTCTTACGTATGAAGAAGACGGTGCCCTCTGGTTTGCGACAACACGTTTCGGGGATGATAAGGACCGTGTTCTTAGAAAAAAGGATGGCTCCTACACATATCTGGTACCTGATATAGCATATCATAAGGATAAGTTGGATCGTGGCTATGATCTGCTCGTGGATTTGCTTGGTGCCGATCATCACGGATATATTCCCCGTCTGAAAGCGAGCATTGAAGCATTGGGAAATAACCCGGACAAGCTGCAGGTGGATATTATCCAGATGGTACGCCTTGTTGAAAACGGTGAAGAGGTCAAGATGAGCAAGCGTCTTGGAAACGCGGTAACCATTCGGGAACTCTGTGAAGAGGTCGGTGTGGATGCCGTACGCTATTTCTTTGTCCAGCGCGCCGTGGATACACACCTGGATTTTGATCTGGGGCTTGCCAGAAAACAGAGCAATGACAACCCTGTATACTATGCGCAGTATGCACACGCCCGTATCTGTTCGATTCTGCGACAGGCTTCCGAAATTGCGGAGGCGCAGTCCTTTGAGCTGCTGACGCATGAAAAGGAAATCGCACTGATGAAGTATATCAATGAATTTACGAATGTAGTAAGCGATGCTGCACGTTCCCGTGCACCGCATAAGGTATGCAATTATATTCAGAAGCTGGCACAGCATTTCCATAGCTTCTATAATGTATGCAAGGTAATAGATCCTCAGCAGCCGGAACTTTCTTCCCAGCGACTGGCACTGCTGAAAGCCACAAAGATCACATTGAAGAATGCCTTATATCTAATCGGCGTTGACGCCATTGAAAAAATGTAG
- a CDS encoding DUF1934 domain-containing protein produces MLMISGDSMKKHIVVKQKHLYTEERNLMFVGQAFFSDSDGCLRLSYKERGSNTAVSVEAENEELRIQRDGELMTRLTFQHKKQTTGSILSEFGTIDIGVFTHKYIKRENIIAIEYDILSGDEVTDGYRILWILKEDKV; encoded by the coding sequence ATGCTCATGATAAGTGGTGACAGCATGAAAAAGCATATCGTAGTAAAACAGAAACATCTTTACACAGAAGAGCGGAACCTCATGTTTGTAGGACAGGCTTTTTTTTCGGATTCAGACGGCTGTCTTCGGCTTTCCTACAAGGAACGCGGCAGCAATACTGCGGTCAGCGTTGAGGCTGAGAACGAGGAGCTTCGCATTCAACGGGACGGAGAACTCATGACACGGCTGACGTTTCAGCATAAAAAGCAGACGACAGGTTCTATTCTGTCAGAATTTGGAACGATCGATATTGGAGTTTTTACGCATAAATATATAAAAAGAGAAAATATTATAGCCATTGAATATGATATTCTAAGCGGTGACGAGGTCACGGACGGATATCGTATCCTTTGGATTTTAAAGGAGGATAAGGTGTGA
- a CDS encoding transcription antiterminator: protein MNIMLNLDKRCQEILKRLMYAGGYLKIQDLADEMQISRRSVYYDITKINEWLEDQEIDPLVQERGKGIFVSSEQSRRIQEAMSDQGSDNYHVFTPDERNRIEICAIIIRSHPLYIENFMEVCQVSRNTVINDLKNVIRFLENYNLELTYDIKSGYRIAGDTIKKRAIFFMLFPSLWEYYDRQVVLAENEQYIREILVKLKKIESELHAEYVSGVLPTLAVFMSAIDKRSDQLTFSDMDEEEIVETKEYQLVSQYFPDLENGEKIYVTLHLLGSRLQTIPVNVMKEQDETYEISKNLVHEFERLTCIFFDQEEELVDAINAHLKTSLYRYRYGIQLGNPMLNSIKTEYEELYEITKKSCEYLEKKLGCLISDAEVAYITLHFGAFLTTNQTQKRNLRILIICPNGIGTGNMLRNEVASLVPQATEIVNLPLSQYEENHDFDVVISTVVLPKEKKLIVVHPILTDQDRVTILRNCMYTEPQANLQIQEIVRLATSYIPSSKLDEFEKDLQDYYSSIQIRTVPHRNFGQNLVYYLKPSHIQICREDCDWEEALRLSCRPLLMEDSITQEYVEAIVEDQRNRGLMMFLADGLVLAHAAIEKGVKLLDVALCTFKHPVTFLNGKQARIIIVLCAEDQTKHIRILNDVLNIFSKKKSIEQLAALESSEDIQSYIRAHTQENED from the coding sequence ATGAATATTATGTTGAATCTTGACAAGCGCTGTCAGGAAATCTTAAAAAGGCTAATGTATGCCGGAGGATATCTGAAAATACAGGATCTTGCAGATGAAATGCAGATATCAAGACGCAGTGTGTATTATGATATCACTAAAATCAATGAATGGCTGGAGGATCAGGAAATCGATCCGCTTGTTCAGGAACGCGGCAAGGGTATTTTTGTCAGCAGTGAGCAGTCCAGAAGGATACAGGAGGCAATGAGTGATCAGGGGAGTGATAACTATCATGTCTTTACCCCGGATGAGCGAAACCGGATTGAGATATGTGCAATCATTATCCGTTCCCATCCGCTGTATATAGAGAATTTCATGGAGGTATGTCAGGTCAGCAGAAATACGGTGATCAATGATCTGAAAAATGTCATACGATTCCTTGAAAATTACAATCTGGAGCTGACCTACGATATCAAAAGCGGCTATCGTATTGCTGGAGACACGATTAAGAAGCGTGCAATTTTCTTTATGCTGTTTCCATCCTTATGGGAGTATTATGACCGGCAGGTTGTCCTTGCGGAAAATGAGCAGTATATCCGTGAAATTCTGGTAAAGCTGAAGAAAATTGAAAGTGAGCTGCATGCGGAATATGTCAGCGGGGTACTGCCGACACTTGCTGTTTTTATGTCTGCTATTGACAAGCGCAGTGATCAGCTGACGTTCTCGGATATGGATGAGGAGGAGATTGTAGAAACAAAGGAATATCAGCTTGTTTCACAGTATTTTCCGGATTTGGAAAATGGTGAGAAGATTTATGTAACTCTGCATCTGCTGGGGTCGAGACTGCAGACGATTCCTGTCAATGTCATGAAGGAGCAGGATGAAACCTACGAGATTTCCAAGAACCTTGTTCATGAATTTGAACGCCTGACCTGTATATTCTTTGATCAGGAGGAGGAGCTGGTGGATGCGATCAATGCGCATCTGAAAACATCCCTGTATCGCTATCGATACGGTATTCAGCTGGGAAATCCGATGCTGAACAGCATCAAGACGGAGTATGAGGAGCTTTACGAAATTACAAAAAAATCCTGTGAATATCTGGAAAAGAAGCTGGGCTGTCTGATATCCGATGCAGAGGTAGCCTACATTACACTGCATTTTGGTGCATTTCTGACGACCAATCAGACACAGAAGCGCAATCTGCGTATCCTGATCATCTGTCCAAACGGAATCGGAACAGGAAATATGCTGCGTAATGAGGTGGCTTCACTTGTGCCGCAGGCAACTGAAATCGTGAACCTTCCGTTGAGTCAGTACGAGGAAAATCATGATTTTGATGTTGTGATATCCACCGTCGTCCTTCCGAAGGAAAAGAAGCTGATTGTCGTACATCCGATTCTGACAGATCAGGACAGGGTTACCATACTGCGTAACTGCATGTATACCGAACCGCAGGCCAATCTGCAGATACAGGAGATTGTGCGACTGGCAACCAGTTATATTCCATCCTCCAAGCTGGATGAGTTTGAAAAAGATTTGCAGGATTACTATTCCAGCATACAGATTCGTACGGTGCCCCACCGTAATTTCGGTCAGAATCTCGTATATTATCTCAAGCCCTCCCATATTCAGATTTGCCGGGAGGATTGTGACTGGGAAGAGGCTCTGCGTCTGTCCTGCCGTCCGCTTCTGATGGAGGACTCCATTACACAGGAGTATGTGGAGGCAATCGTGGAGGATCAGAGAAACCGCGGTCTGATGATGTTTCTAGCAGACGGACTCGTGCTTGCGCATGCAGCGATTGAAAAGGGTGTGAAGCTGCTTGATGTGGCCTTATGCACCTTTAAGCATCCGGTTACCTTTCTGAATGGAAAGCAGGCACGCATCATCATCGTATTATGTGCGGAGGATCAGACCAAGCATATCCGCATCCTGAATGATGTGCTGAATATATTTTCAAAAAAGAAGAGTATTGAGCAGCTGGCAGCATTGGAAAGCAGTGAGGATATTCAGAGCTATATTCGCGCGCATACACAGGAAAATGAAGATTAA
- the fba gene encoding class II fructose-1,6-bisphosphate aldolase, producing MALVSATEMLNKAHEGHYAVGAFNINNLEWTKMILLAAEEAKSPVMLGVSEGAAKYMCGFKTVVAMVKEVHDSLGITVPVALHLDHGSYEGAKACIEAGFTSVMFDGSHYAFEENLAKSKEMIELAHSKGLSIECEVGGIGGEEDGVASMGELADPQECKTIAELGVDFLAAGIGNIHGKYPADWAGLNFERLGEIQDVTNGKPLVLHGGSGIPADQIAKAISLGVSKINVNTELQLVFADATRKYVEAGKDLEGKGYDPRKLLKPGCDAIKDKVTSMMKEFGSYGKAE from the coding sequence ATGGCATTAGTATCCGCAACAGAAATGCTGAATAAAGCACACGAAGGTCATTACGCAGTTGGTGCTTTCAACATTAACAACCTTGAATGGACAAAGATGATTTTACTGGCAGCTGAAGAAGCTAAATCTCCGGTTATGTTAGGAGTATCTGAAGGTGCTGCTAAATACATGTGTGGATTTAAGACTGTAGTAGCTATGGTTAAAGAAGTTCACGACAGCCTGGGAATCACTGTACCGGTTGCTCTGCATCTGGATCACGGAAGCTACGAAGGTGCAAAAGCCTGTATCGAAGCTGGATTCACATCTGTAATGTTCGACGGTTCACACTATGCATTCGAAGAAAACCTGGCAAAATCCAAGGAAATGATCGAACTGGCTCATTCTAAAGGATTATCCATCGAATGTGAAGTTGGTGGAATCGGTGGTGAAGAAGATGGTGTTGCTTCCATGGGTGAGCTTGCTGATCCTCAGGAATGTAAGACAATCGCTGAGCTGGGAGTAGACTTCCTGGCTGCCGGAATCGGTAATATCCACGGAAAATACCCTGCTGACTGGGCTGGTCTGAACTTTGAACGTCTGGGAGAAATCCAGGATGTAACAAACGGAAAACCACTGGTACTGCATGGTGGATCAGGAATTCCTGCTGATCAGATTGCTAAGGCTATCTCTTTAGGTGTTTCCAAGATCAACGTTAACACTGAGCTGCAGCTGGTATTCGCAGATGCTACTCGTAAATATGTTGAAGCTGGAAAAGACCTGGAAGGTAAGGGCTACGACCCTCGTAAACTGCTGAAGCCAGGATGCGATGCAATCAAAGATAAAGTTACATCTATGATGAAAGAATTCGGTTCTTACGGTAAAGCTGAATAA
- the rpoE gene encoding DNA-directed RNA polymerase subunit delta: protein MKKSMVDVAYDLMSTKKKAIVFLKLWEEVCQVMAFTKQQEEDNIAQFYSDLSLDDRFVNVGENKWDLRERHTYHEVVVDTEEILIDEEADDDYEEDDAAKAGDEEF, encoded by the coding sequence ATGAAAAAGTCTATGGTCGATGTAGCATATGATTTGATGTCTACGAAGAAGAAAGCTATTGTATTCCTGAAGCTGTGGGAAGAAGTCTGCCAGGTTATGGCATTTACGAAGCAGCAGGAGGAAGACAATATCGCACAGTTTTACAGTGATCTGTCGCTGGATGACCGATTTGTAAATGTCGGAGAAAACAAATGGGACCTCAGAGAACGCCACACCTATCATGAAGTTGTTGTGGATACGGAAGAAATCCTTATCGATGAGGAGGCTGACGATGACTACGAGGAAGACGATGCTGCAAAAGCAGGGGATGAAGAATTCTAA
- a CDS encoding amidohydrolase family protein, translating to MKRIIENIKFMQDGTMVFGDLHLEDGFVERIDYKTPHMVSDIAIPGLVDIHTHGFHGYSCENTDIGNLHALALEYPKRGITSFCPTVSARSLNEFRTIIDAYRKAFQGDYRGARYEGVHLEGPYLNPDRRGSMKKENLMEIHLGELEDFLSEYHDDIKIMTIAPDVKNAMEAISLLHLYGVEISLGHTNADFTQTNEAFACGATQITHLGNTMPEITHHKPGMMDAVFLSDCLCEVIMDGVHMQKEMLKWVIRLLGCSRVVAVSDGTPFSGFHYPDGYELEDGSVIRNGAVYKEDVLLGSSCDLLDIFQYLYKQEGYDLSDCIRMCSTNAARMLKTYAHEIGLGKNINLVILGHDMRVKEVIINGRSAL from the coding sequence ATGAAACGAATCATTGAAAATATAAAATTTATGCAGGATGGCACCATGGTGTTTGGTGATCTGCATCTGGAAGATGGCTTTGTGGAACGAATTGATTATAAAACACCACATATGGTGAGTGATATAGCAATACCGGGGTTAGTGGATATTCATACCCATGGCTTTCACGGCTATTCCTGTGAAAATACAGATATCGGGAATCTGCATGCGCTGGCGCTGGAATATCCAAAACGCGGAATCACCTCGTTTTGTCCGACGGTATCAGCAAGATCACTGAATGAATTTCGTACGATCATCGACGCATATCGGAAAGCCTTTCAGGGAGATTATCGGGGAGCACGCTATGAGGGCGTGCATCTGGAGGGTCCATATTTAAATCCGGATCGCCGTGGTTCCATGAAAAAAGAAAATCTTATGGAAATTCATCTGGGTGAGCTGGAGGATTTTTTATCAGAGTATCATGATGATATAAAAATTATGACAATAGCTCCGGATGTAAAAAATGCCATGGAAGCAATCTCGTTACTGCATCTGTATGGGGTTGAGATTTCGCTGGGGCATACGAATGCAGATTTTACCCAGACCAATGAAGCGTTCGCATGTGGAGCTACACAGATTACACATCTGGGAAATACCATGCCGGAAATCACACATCACAAGCCCGGTATGATGGATGCCGTATTCTTATCCGACTGTCTGTGTGAAGTTATCATGGACGGCGTACACATGCAGAAGGAGATGCTGAAATGGGTGATTCGTCTGCTGGGCTGTAGCCGTGTGGTTGCGGTAAGTGACGGCACGCCTTTTTCTGGCTTTCATTATCCGGACGGCTATGAGCTGGAGGATGGAAGTGTTATACGAAACGGCGCTGTTTATAAAGAGGATGTACTGCTGGGCAGCAGCTGTGACCTGCTGGATATCTTTCAGTATCTGTACAAGCAGGAGGGCTATGATCTGTCCGACTGTATCCGTATGTGTTCCACCAACGCTGCAAGGATGCTGAAAACCTATGCCCATGAAATCGGATTGGGAAAAAATATCAATCTAGTGATTCTGGGACATGATATGCGTGTGAAAGAAGTTATTATCAACGGAAGAAGTGCGTTATGA
- a CDS encoding PTS sugar transporter subunit IIA, whose product MTSMEKLLQEKNCYLRDRVQDWKEAVHIACEPLIEQNYCTTAYEAAIYEITERLGPYYVLCENLALIHASNQSGVNDTQMAVTVLKEPVKFKPDGYDVRVLVTLVAKDSESHMEGIQAVSNIFSDEKKVQEILDATCPKEIFDLFVSNACEK is encoded by the coding sequence ATGACATCTATGGAAAAACTGTTACAGGAAAAAAACTGTTACCTGAGAGATCGGGTGCAGGACTGGAAAGAAGCTGTTCACATTGCATGTGAACCACTGATCGAGCAGAATTACTGCACAACGGCATATGAAGCTGCCATTTACGAAATCACAGAAAGGCTTGGTCCATACTATGTACTCTGTGAGAACCTGGCCCTGATTCACGCCAGCAACCAATCCGGTGTCAATGACACACAGATGGCTGTGACCGTGCTCAAGGAGCCGGTGAAATTCAAGCCGGACGGATATGATGTCCGTGTACTGGTAACACTGGTTGCCAAAGACAGTGAATCCCACATGGAAGGGATTCAGGCTGTATCCAACATCTTCTCCGATGAGAAGAAGGTTCAGGAAATTCTGGACGCAACATGCCCGAAGGAAATATTCGACCTGTTTGTTTCCAACGCATGTGAAAAATAG
- a CDS encoding response regulator transcription factor — protein sequence MSSVILIAEDEASIADAIEIYLKSQGYQTLKAANGAIAWELLQNNTVDLAIIDVMMPVMDGIALTMKIRELHEFPIIILSAKSEDIDKITGLNIGADDYVTKPFVPMELLARVHAQLRRHLRYQQLLEQKQEVEDRLLLGGIELHRKSKEVFVDGESRRLTPIEFRILQLFMEHPGQVFSSDDIYEHVWNETAVNTETVMVHIRNLREKIEINPRAPRYIKVVWGVGYKIEKQ from the coding sequence ATGAGTTCTGTCATACTAATTGCCGAGGATGAGGCATCGATTGCGGATGCTATTGAAATTTATTTAAAAAGCCAGGGGTATCAGACCCTGAAAGCAGCGAATGGAGCCATTGCCTGGGAGCTATTACAAAACAATACGGTGGATCTTGCAATCATCGATGTCATGATGCCGGTAATGGACGGGATTGCCCTGACAATGAAAATCAGAGAGCTGCATGAGTTTCCTATCATCATATTATCTGCCAAATCGGAAGATATTGATAAGATTACCGGTCTGAATATCGGTGCGGATGACTATGTGACAAAGCCGTTTGTCCCGATGGAGCTGCTCGCCCGTGTACATGCACAGCTGCGGCGGCATTTGCGCTATCAGCAGCTGCTCGAGCAAAAGCAGGAGGTGGAGGACAGGCTGCTTCTGGGTGGAATCGAACTGCATCGCAAAAGCAAGGAGGTCTTTGTGGATGGAGAATCACGCCGGCTGACACCGATTGAATTTCGGATCCTGCAGCTGTTTATGGAGCATCCTGGTCAGGTCTTTTCCAGTGATGATATTTATGAGCATGTATGGAACGAAACCGCAGTCAACACCGAAACCGTTATGGTCCATATTCGAAATCTGAGAGAGAAAATTGAAATCAATCCCCGTGCTCCCCGTTATATCAAGGTTGTTTGGGGTGTCGGGTATAAGATTGAGAAACAGTAA